In one Bordetella pertussis 18323 genomic region, the following are encoded:
- a CDS encoding IS481-like element IS481 family transposase has protein sequence MNTHKHARLTFLRRLEMVQQLIAHQVCVPEAARAYGVTAPTVRKWLGRFLAQGQAGLADASSRPTVSPRAIAPAKALAIVELRRKRLTQARIAQALGVSASTVSRVLARAGLSHLADLEPAEPVVRYEHQAPGDLLHIDIKKLGRIQRPGHRVTGNRRDTVEGAGWDFVFVAIDDHARVAFTDIHPDERFPSAVQFLKDAVAYYQRLGVTIQRLLTDNGSAFRSRAFAALCHELGIKHRFTRPYRPQTNGKAERFIQSALREWAYAHTYQNSQHRADAMKSWLHHYNWHRPHQGIGRAVPISRLNLDEYNLLTVHN, from the coding sequence ATGAACACCCATAAGCATGCCCGATTGACCTTCCTACGTCGACTCGAAATGGTCCAGCAATTGATCGCCCATCAAGTTTGTGTGCCTGAAGCGGCCCGCGCCTATGGGGTCACCGCGCCGACTGTGCGCAAATGGCTGGGCCGCTTCCTGGCTCAGGGCCAGGCGGGCTTGGCCGATGCGTCCTCGCGCCCGACGGTCTCGCCCCGAGCGATTGCGCCGGCCAAGGCGCTGGCTATCGTGGAGCTGCGCCGCAAGCGGCTGACCCAAGCGCGCATCGCCCAGGCGCTGGGCGTGTCAGCCAGCACCGTCAGCCGCGTCCTGGCCCGCGCCGGTCTGTCGCACCTGGCCGACCTGGAGCCGGCCGAGCCGGTGGTGCGCTACGAGCATCAGGCCCCCGGCGATCTGCTGCACATCGACATCAAGAAGCTGGGACGTATCCAGCGCCCTGGCCACCGGGTCACGGGCAACCGACGCGATACCGTTGAGGGGGCCGGCTGGGACTTCGTCTTCGTGGCCATCGATGACCACGCCCGCGTGGCCTTCACCGACATCCACCCCGACGAGCGCTTCCCCAGCGCCGTCCAGTTCCTCAAGGACGCAGTGGCCTACTACCAGCGCCTGGGCGTGACCATCCAGCGCTTGCTCACCGACAATGGCTCGGCCTTTCGCAGCCGCGCCTTCGCCGCGCTGTGCCATGAGCTGGGCATCAAGCACCGCTTTACCCGACCTTACCGCCCACAGACCAATGGCAAGGCCGAACGCTTCATCCAGTCGGCCTTGCGTGAGTGGGCTTACGCTCACACCTACCAGAACTCCCAACACCGAGCCGATGCCATGAAATCCTGGCTACACCACTACAACTGGCATCGACCCCACCAAGGCATCGGGCGCGCTGTACCCATCTCCAGACTCAACCTGGACGAATACAACCTATTGACAGTTCACAACTAG
- a CDS encoding IS481-like element IS481 family transposase — protein MNTHKHARLTFLRRLEMVQQLIAHQVCVPEAARAYGVTAPTVRKWLGRFLAQGQAGLADASSRPTVSPRAIAPAKALAIVELRRKRLTQARIAQALGVSASTVSRVLARAGLSHLADLEPAEPVVRYEHQAPGDLLHIDIKKLGRIQRPGHRVTGNRRDTVEGAGWDFVFVAIDDHARVAFTDIHPDERFPSAVQFLKDAVAYYQRLGVTIQRLLTDNGSAFRSRAFAALCHELGIKHRFTRPYRPQTNGKAERFIQSALREWAYAHTYQNSQHRADAMKSWLHHYNWHRPHQGIGRAVPISRLNLDEYNLLTVHT, from the coding sequence ATGAACACCCATAAGCATGCCCGATTGACCTTCCTACGTCGACTCGAAATGGTCCAGCAATTGATCGCCCATCAAGTTTGTGTGCCTGAAGCGGCCCGCGCCTATGGGGTCACCGCGCCGACTGTGCGCAAATGGCTGGGCCGCTTCCTGGCTCAGGGCCAGGCGGGCTTGGCCGATGCGTCCTCGCGCCCGACGGTCTCGCCCCGAGCGATTGCGCCGGCCAAGGCGCTGGCTATCGTGGAGCTGCGCCGCAAGCGGCTGACCCAAGCGCGCATCGCCCAGGCGCTGGGCGTGTCAGCCAGCACCGTCAGCCGCGTCCTGGCCCGCGCCGGTCTGTCGCACCTGGCCGACCTGGAGCCGGCCGAGCCGGTGGTGCGCTACGAGCATCAGGCCCCCGGCGATCTGCTGCACATCGACATCAAGAAGCTGGGACGTATCCAGCGCCCTGGCCACCGGGTCACGGGCAACCGACGCGATACCGTTGAGGGGGCCGGCTGGGACTTCGTCTTCGTGGCCATCGATGACCACGCCCGCGTGGCCTTCACCGACATCCACCCCGACGAGCGCTTCCCCAGCGCCGTCCAGTTCCTCAAGGACGCAGTGGCCTACTACCAGCGCCTGGGCGTGACCATCCAGCGCTTGCTCACCGACAATGGCTCGGCCTTTCGCAGCCGCGCCTTCGCCGCGCTGTGCCATGAGCTGGGCATCAAGCACCGCTTTACCCGACCTTACCGCCCACAGACCAATGGCAAGGCCGAACGCTTCATCCAGTCGGCCTTGCGTGAGTGGGCTTACGCTCACACCTACCAGAACTCCCAACACCGAGCCGATGCCATGAAATCCTGGCTACACCACTACAACTGGCATCGACCCCACCAAGGCATCGGGCGCGCTGTACCCATCTCCAGACTCAACCTGGACGAATACAACCTATTGACAGTTCACACCTAG
- the mnhG gene encoding monovalent cation/H(+) antiporter subunit G, with amino-acid sequence MSDVDIPLWAGIPAAILLVLGGLLTLTGALGMLRFGHFYARIHAPTLGNTMGACSVLTASILVFSSLSMRPVVHEFVIGMLLVLTSPVTGMLLMRAAVYRARRADDSA; translated from the coding sequence ATGAGCGACGTCGACATTCCGCTGTGGGCCGGCATCCCGGCCGCCATCCTGCTGGTGCTGGGCGGGCTGCTGACCCTGACCGGCGCGCTGGGCATGCTGCGCTTCGGCCATTTCTACGCCCGCATCCATGCGCCCACGCTGGGCAACACCATGGGGGCATGCAGCGTGCTCACCGCCTCGATCCTGGTGTTCTCCAGCCTGTCCATGCGGCCGGTGGTGCACGAATTCGTGATCGGCATGCTGCTGGTGCTGACTTCCCCTGTCACCGGCATGCTGCTGATGCGCGCGGCCGTGTACCGCGCGCGGCGCGCCGACGACAGCGCCTGA
- a CDS encoding K+/H+ antiporter subunit F, which yields MMNIVLYWSASFALLCFALAMACAAIRLLRGPTAQDRVLALDSLYVSGMLTMLVFGIRAGTPVYFDIALLIALFGFVGSTAMAKFLLRGEVIEP from the coding sequence ATGATGAACATCGTCCTGTACTGGTCGGCGTCGTTCGCCTTGCTGTGCTTTGCGCTGGCGATGGCCTGCGCGGCGATCCGGCTGCTGCGCGGGCCGACCGCGCAAGACCGCGTGCTGGCGCTGGACTCCCTGTACGTCAGCGGCATGCTGACCATGCTGGTGTTCGGCATCCGCGCCGGCACGCCGGTGTATTTCGATATCGCGCTGCTGATCGCGCTGTTCGGCTTCGTCGGCTCGACCGCCATGGCGAAGTTCCTGCTGCGCGGCGAGGTGATCGAGCCATGA
- a CDS encoding Na+/H+ antiporter subunit E, whose amino-acid sequence MMRRYYLALLPLAMLALWLMLNQSASIGQLALGAALALWLGWASSRLRPLRGKPRSLWLLPGLAARVFADIVRSNVAVARLVWQRRPDFSPGFIAIPLDLHDPHGLAILACIVTYTPGTVWVDIIDGKLVLHVLDLQNEEAWIALVKQRYERTLIEVFE is encoded by the coding sequence GTGATGCGGCGCTACTACCTTGCCTTGCTGCCGCTGGCCATGCTGGCGCTGTGGCTAATGCTCAACCAATCCGCCTCGATCGGCCAGCTGGCGCTGGGCGCGGCGCTGGCGCTGTGGCTGGGCTGGGCGTCCAGCCGGTTGCGGCCGCTGCGCGGCAAGCCGCGCAGCCTGTGGCTGCTGCCCGGGCTGGCCGCGCGCGTGTTCGCCGACATCGTCCGCTCCAACGTCGCGGTGGCGCGGCTGGTGTGGCAGCGGCGCCCGGATTTCTCGCCCGGCTTCATCGCCATTCCGCTCGACCTGCACGACCCGCACGGCCTGGCCATCCTGGCCTGCATCGTGACCTACACGCCGGGTACGGTGTGGGTCGACATCATCGACGGCAAGCTGGTCCTGCACGTGCTGGACCTGCAGAATGAAGAGGCGTGGATCGCGCTGGTCAAGCAGCGCTACGAACGCACCCTGATAGAGGTATTCGAATGA
- a CDS encoding monovalent cation/H+ antiporter subunit D yields MIDWLQHLPIYPITVPLIAGALMLLLPDTQRKTRAGIGLLSSLLQLASAIALLSLAAGAGGIWPDGIGVYLPGDWPAPFGIVLVVDRLAAVMLALTAVLGLAALIYSLARWDRAGVHFHSLYQFLLMGLNGAFLTGDLFNLFVFFEVLLAASYGLMLHGSGIARVTAGLQYIAVNLVASFLLLISIALIYGVTGTLNLADLALRAGTLTGGERSLFEAGAAILGVAFLVKAGAWPLNFWLVKGYGSAAAPVAALFSIMTKVGIYALLRIGSLLLPTGAPAAFSLDWMFAAGLATLVFGGLGLLANQQLEKLTGYCVIVSAGTLLTALGMPGVTLTGPALFYLISSVLATGALFMLVELIERTRSFGANVLAVTMDLFDLDDPSTPNRSDDVVGVAIPAAMAFLGLAFVSCALLVTGLPPLSGFVAKFSLLSAAVTAANTPSVALDAWVLVALVLLSGLAGLIALGRVGIRIFWSSDDRVTPRLRLMEAGPVAVLLLLCVVLAAGAGPVSAYLDAAAQSLDRPASYVNAVLAKQPARALSEGL; encoded by the coding sequence TTGATCGACTGGCTGCAGCACCTGCCTATCTACCCCATTACGGTGCCCCTTATCGCGGGCGCGCTCATGCTGTTGCTGCCCGATACGCAGCGCAAGACCCGCGCGGGTATCGGTTTGCTGTCCTCGCTGCTGCAGCTGGCCAGCGCCATCGCCTTGCTGAGCCTGGCCGCCGGCGCCGGCGGCATCTGGCCCGACGGCATCGGCGTGTACCTGCCGGGCGATTGGCCGGCGCCGTTCGGCATCGTGCTGGTGGTCGACCGCCTGGCCGCCGTCATGCTGGCGCTGACCGCCGTGCTGGGCCTGGCCGCGCTGATCTACTCGCTGGCCCGCTGGGACCGCGCCGGGGTGCATTTCCATTCGCTGTACCAGTTCCTGCTGATGGGGCTGAACGGCGCCTTCCTGACCGGAGACCTGTTCAACCTGTTCGTGTTCTTCGAGGTGCTGCTGGCGGCGTCCTATGGGTTGATGCTGCACGGCTCGGGCATCGCGCGCGTTACGGCCGGCCTGCAATACATCGCGGTCAACCTGGTGGCCTCGTTCCTGCTGCTGATCAGCATCGCGCTGATCTACGGCGTGACCGGCACGCTCAACCTGGCCGACCTGGCCTTGCGCGCCGGCACGCTGACGGGCGGCGAGCGCAGCCTGTTCGAGGCCGGCGCGGCCATCCTGGGGGTGGCCTTCCTGGTCAAGGCCGGCGCCTGGCCGCTCAACTTCTGGCTGGTCAAGGGTTACGGCTCGGCGGCCGCGCCGGTGGCGGCGCTGTTTTCCATCATGACCAAGGTCGGCATCTACGCCTTGCTGCGCATCGGCTCGCTGCTGCTGCCCACCGGCGCGCCGGCGGCTTTCAGCCTGGACTGGATGTTCGCGGCGGGGCTGGCCACGCTGGTGTTCGGGGGACTGGGCCTGCTGGCCAACCAGCAGCTCGAAAAGCTGACCGGCTATTGCGTCATCGTCTCGGCCGGCACGCTGCTGACGGCCTTGGGCATGCCCGGCGTGACCTTGACCGGGCCGGCGCTGTTCTACCTGATCAGCTCGGTGCTGGCCACCGGGGCGCTGTTCATGCTGGTCGAACTGATCGAGCGCACCCGCAGCTTCGGGGCCAACGTGCTGGCCGTCACCATGGACCTGTTCGACCTGGACGATCCGTCCACGCCCAACCGGTCCGACGACGTCGTGGGCGTGGCGATTCCGGCCGCAATGGCCTTTCTCGGCCTGGCCTTCGTGTCCTGCGCCTTGCTGGTGACGGGGCTGCCGCCGCTGTCGGGCTTCGTGGCCAAGTTCTCGCTGCTGTCGGCGGCGGTGACGGCGGCCAATACGCCGTCCGTGGCGCTCGATGCCTGGGTGCTGGTGGCGCTGGTGCTGTTGTCGGGCCTGGCTGGGCTGATCGCGCTGGGCCGCGTCGGCATCCGGATATTCTGGAGCTCCGACGACCGGGTCACGCCCCGCCTGCGGCTGATGGAGGCCGGGCCGGTCGCGGTACTGCTGCTGCTGTGCGTGGTGCTGGCCGCGGGCGCCGGGCCGGTATCGGCCTACCTGGACGCCGCCGCCCAGTCGCTGGACCGGCCCGCTAGCTACGTGAACGCAGTGCTCGCCAAGCAGCCGGCGCGCGCGCTGTCGGAGGGCCTGTGA
- a CDS encoding Na+/H+ antiporter subunit C produces the protein MEVVYALAIGVLAGSGVWLLLRPRTFQVIMGLSLLSYAVNLFIFGMGRLTVGRPPVVSASAPVDAAAYADPLPQALVLTAIVIGFATTALFLVVLLASRGLTGTDHVDGREPES, from the coding sequence ATGGAAGTCGTTTATGCCCTGGCCATAGGCGTGTTGGCCGGTTCGGGAGTGTGGCTGCTGCTGCGGCCACGCACCTTCCAGGTCATCATGGGCCTGTCGCTGCTGTCGTACGCGGTGAACCTGTTCATTTTCGGCATGGGGCGCCTGACGGTGGGCAGGCCGCCCGTGGTCAGCGCCTCGGCGCCGGTCGACGCCGCGGCTTATGCCGACCCCTTGCCGCAAGCCCTGGTGCTGACCGCGATCGTGATCGGTTTTGCCACCACGGCGCTTTTTCTCGTGGTGCTGTTGGCCTCGCGCGGGCTGACCGGCACCGACCACGTCGACGGCCGGGAGCCTGAATCTTGA
- a CDS encoding monovalent cation/H+ antiporter subunit A, protein MSLLLVLALPFLGSLCAALLPANARNAEAWLAGLIALACTLLVASLYPQIAAGGVIRADLPWAPALGLQFTLRMDGYAWLFALIVSGMGALVVLYARYYMSPEDPVPRFFSFFQAFMAAMLGVVMSGNLIQLVMFWEMTSLASFMLIAYWHHRLDARRGARMALTVTGAGGLSLLAGVLMLGHIVGSYDMDQVLAAGDIVRADPWYPAVLVLIALGALTKSAQFPFQFWLPNAMAAPTPVSAYLHSATMVKAGVFLLARFWPVLAGTDEWFWIIGGAGLCSLVLGAYAAIFQQDMKGVLAYSTISHLGLITLMLGLNSSLGLVAAIFHMVNHATFKASLFMAAGIVDHETGTRDVGRLSGLYGAMPITATLAMVAAASMAGVPLLNGFISKEMFFAETTFVSGDVLVRWGLPLMATLAGAFSVTYSLRFILQVFFGPPAEDLPRAPHEPPRWMLLPSALLVMVCLVVGVLPGVTLGPILHLAASSILGEHMPQYSLSVWHGFNLPLAMSFVALTAGVLLYLALRARQRAHPGLVPFIYRFDGRRTFEYLLDASSVAAAWLLRYLASSRMQVQMLVIVLGTLWVAWLPLRAGGWLAGQARLTPADPAFAILWVVGAACALGAAYQAKYHRLASLTLSGGAGLITCLTFVWFSAPDLALTQLAVEVVTVVLLLLGLRWLPRRIQTGGDEDRPDLRARVRRLRDLGLAGVAGACMAALAYAVLTRPVGDTISSFFTERALPDGGGTNVVNVILVDFRGFDTLGEITVLGIVALTVYALLRRFRPAPESVELPHQQREQDGMPTVDETGERPAPDTKSPLPAGPMMIPAVLVRLLLPVAVLVSVYLLLRGHNLPGGGFVGGLVMATAIILQYMVGGVYWVESRSRLNPQHWVGLGLLAAGGAAVSAWLALRPFLSALAWDVALPVVGHVHLSSVLLFDLGVYMLVVGATVLVLVALAHQSLRAQRQAAVEAQAVAQTGSPA, encoded by the coding sequence ATGTCGCTATTACTAGTACTCGCCCTGCCGTTTCTCGGCAGTCTGTGTGCCGCTTTGCTGCCGGCCAATGCCCGCAATGCGGAAGCCTGGCTGGCTGGCCTGATCGCCCTGGCCTGCACCTTGCTGGTGGCCAGCCTCTATCCCCAGATCGCCGCCGGCGGCGTGATCCGCGCCGACCTGCCGTGGGCGCCGGCGCTGGGGCTGCAGTTCACCCTGCGCATGGACGGCTATGCCTGGCTGTTCGCGCTGATCGTCTCGGGCATGGGCGCGCTGGTCGTGCTGTATGCGCGCTACTACATGTCGCCGGAAGACCCGGTGCCGCGCTTTTTCTCGTTCTTCCAGGCGTTCATGGCCGCCATGCTGGGCGTGGTGATGTCCGGCAACCTGATCCAGCTGGTCATGTTCTGGGAAATGACCAGCCTGGCCTCGTTCATGCTGATCGCCTATTGGCACCACCGGCTCGACGCCCGGCGCGGCGCGCGCATGGCCCTGACGGTCACCGGCGCCGGCGGCCTGAGCCTGCTGGCCGGCGTGCTGATGCTCGGCCACATCGTCGGCAGCTACGACATGGACCAGGTGCTGGCCGCGGGCGATATCGTGCGCGCCGACCCCTGGTATCCGGCGGTGCTGGTCCTGATCGCGCTGGGCGCGCTGACCAAGAGCGCCCAGTTCCCGTTCCAGTTCTGGCTGCCCAACGCCATGGCCGCGCCCACGCCGGTGTCGGCCTATCTGCATTCGGCCACCATGGTCAAGGCGGGCGTTTTCCTGCTGGCGCGCTTCTGGCCCGTGCTGGCGGGTACCGACGAATGGTTCTGGATCATCGGCGGCGCCGGCCTGTGCTCGCTGGTGCTGGGCGCCTACGCGGCGATTTTCCAGCAGGACATGAAAGGGGTGCTGGCCTATTCGACCATCAGCCACCTGGGGCTGATCACGCTCATGCTGGGCTTGAACAGCTCGCTCGGCCTGGTGGCGGCGATCTTCCACATGGTCAACCACGCCACCTTCAAGGCCTCGCTCTTCATGGCCGCGGGCATCGTCGACCATGAAACCGGTACGCGCGACGTCGGGCGCCTGAGCGGCCTGTACGGGGCCATGCCCATCACGGCCACGCTGGCCATGGTGGCGGCCGCCTCGATGGCCGGGGTGCCGCTGCTCAATGGCTTCATCTCCAAGGAGATGTTCTTCGCCGAGACCACCTTCGTCAGCGGCGACGTGCTGGTGCGGTGGGGCCTGCCGCTGATGGCGACGCTGGCCGGCGCGTTCAGCGTGACCTATTCGCTGCGCTTTATCCTGCAGGTGTTCTTCGGCCCGCCGGCCGAAGACCTGCCGCGCGCGCCGCACGAGCCGCCGCGCTGGATGCTGCTGCCCAGCGCCTTGCTGGTCATGGTGTGCCTGGTGGTGGGCGTGCTGCCCGGCGTGACGCTGGGGCCGATCCTGCACCTGGCCGCCAGCAGCATCCTGGGCGAGCACATGCCGCAGTACAGCCTGTCGGTGTGGCATGGCTTCAACCTGCCGCTGGCCATGAGCTTCGTCGCGCTGACTGCCGGCGTGCTGCTGTACCTGGCGCTGCGGGCGCGCCAGCGCGCCCATCCGGGGCTGGTGCCGTTCATCTATCGCTTCGACGGCCGGCGTACCTTCGAGTACCTGCTCGATGCCTCCAGCGTGGCGGCCGCCTGGCTGCTGCGCTACCTGGCGTCCTCGCGCATGCAGGTGCAGATGCTGGTCATCGTGCTGGGCACCCTGTGGGTGGCCTGGCTGCCGCTGCGCGCGGGCGGCTGGCTGGCGGGCCAGGCGCGCCTGACGCCGGCCGACCCCGCGTTCGCGATCCTGTGGGTGGTCGGGGCGGCCTGCGCGCTGGGCGCGGCCTACCAGGCCAAATACCACCGGCTCGCATCGCTGACGCTGTCCGGCGGCGCGGGGCTGATCACCTGCCTGACCTTCGTCTGGTTCTCGGCGCCCGACCTGGCGCTGACCCAGCTGGCCGTAGAGGTGGTGACGGTGGTGCTGCTGCTGCTGGGCCTGCGCTGGCTGCCGCGGCGCATCCAGACCGGCGGCGACGAAGACCGTCCCGACCTGCGCGCGCGGGTGCGCCGCCTGCGCGACCTGGGGCTGGCGGGCGTGGCCGGCGCCTGCATGGCCGCGCTGGCCTACGCGGTGCTGACGCGTCCGGTGGGCGACACGATCTCCAGCTTCTTTACCGAGCGCGCGCTGCCCGATGGGGGCGGGACCAACGTGGTCAACGTGATCCTGGTCGATTTCCGCGGCTTCGATACCCTGGGCGAAATCACCGTGCTCGGCATCGTGGCATTGACGGTCTACGCGCTGCTGCGCCGCTTCCGTCCGGCGCCCGAAAGCGTCGAGCTGCCGCATCAGCAACGCGAGCAGGACGGCATGCCGACGGTCGACGAGACCGGCGAGCGGCCGGCGCCGGACACCAAGTCGCCGTTGCCGGCCGGGCCGATGATGATTCCGGCCGTGCTGGTGCGGCTGCTGCTGCCGGTGGCGGTGCTGGTGTCGGTCTACCTGCTGCTGCGCGGCCACAACCTGCCCGGCGGCGGCTTTGTCGGCGGCCTGGTCATGGCCACCGCGATCATCCTGCAGTACATGGTCGGCGGCGTGTACTGGGTCGAGTCGCGCAGCCGCCTCAATCCGCAGCACTGGGTCGGCCTGGGCCTGCTGGCCGCCGGCGGCGCCGCGGTCTCGGCCTGGCTGGCGCTGCGGCCGTTCCTGTCGGCGCTGGCCTGGGACGTGGCGCTGCCCGTCGTCGGCCATGTGCATCTATCCAGCGTGCTGCTGTTCGACCTCGGCGTCTACATGCTGGTGGTCGGCGCCACGGTGCTGGTGCTGGTGGCGCTGGCCCACCAATCGTTGCGCGCGCAGCGCCAGGCGGCCGTCGAGGCCCAGGCGGTCGCGCAAACCGGGAGTCCTGCCTGA
- a CDS encoding IS481-like element IS481 family transposase, giving the protein MNTHKHARLTFLRRLEMVQQLIAHQVCVPEAARAYGVTAPTVRKWLGRFLAQGQAGLADASSRPTVSPRAIAPAKALAIVELRRKRLTQARIAQALGVSASTVSRVLARAGLSHLADLEPAEPVVRYEHQAPGDLLHIDIKKLGRIQRPGHRVTGNRRDTVEGAGWDFVFVAIDDHARVAFTDIHPDERFPSAVQFLKDAVAYYQRLGVTIQRLLTDNGSAFRSRAFAALCHELGIKHRFTRPYRPQTNGKAERFIQSALREWAYAHTYQNSQHRADAMKSWLHHYNWHRPHQGIGRAVPISRLNLDEYNLLTVHR; this is encoded by the coding sequence ATGAACACCCATAAGCATGCCCGATTGACCTTCCTACGTCGACTCGAAATGGTCCAGCAATTGATCGCCCATCAAGTTTGTGTGCCTGAAGCGGCCCGCGCCTATGGGGTCACCGCGCCGACTGTGCGCAAATGGCTGGGCCGCTTCCTGGCTCAGGGCCAGGCGGGCTTGGCCGATGCGTCCTCGCGCCCGACGGTCTCGCCCCGAGCGATTGCGCCGGCCAAGGCGCTGGCTATCGTGGAGCTGCGCCGCAAGCGGCTGACCCAAGCGCGCATCGCCCAGGCGCTGGGCGTGTCAGCCAGCACCGTCAGCCGCGTCCTGGCCCGCGCCGGTCTGTCGCACCTGGCCGACCTGGAGCCGGCCGAGCCGGTGGTGCGCTACGAGCATCAGGCCCCCGGCGATCTGCTGCACATCGACATCAAGAAGCTGGGACGTATCCAGCGCCCTGGCCACCGGGTCACGGGCAACCGACGCGATACCGTTGAGGGGGCCGGCTGGGACTTCGTCTTCGTGGCCATCGATGACCACGCCCGCGTGGCCTTCACCGACATCCACCCCGACGAGCGCTTCCCCAGCGCCGTCCAGTTCCTCAAGGACGCAGTGGCCTACTACCAGCGCCTGGGCGTGACCATCCAGCGCTTGCTCACCGACAATGGCTCGGCCTTTCGCAGCCGCGCCTTCGCCGCGCTGTGCCATGAGCTGGGCATCAAGCACCGCTTTACCCGACCTTACCGCCCACAGACCAATGGCAAGGCCGAACGCTTCATCCAGTCGGCCTTGCGTGAGTGGGCTTACGCTCACACCTACCAGAACTCCCAACACCGAGCCGATGCCATGAAATCCTGGCTACACCACTACAACTGGCATCGACCCCACCAAGGCATCGGGCGCGCTGTACCCATCTCCAGACTCAACCTGGACGAATACAACCTATTGACAGTTCACAGGTAG
- a CDS encoding LysR family transcriptional regulator — MGPTDMRVSTRQLQAFLLVAEVRSFTRAAETLHVTQAGLSSMINELETQVGIRLFERSNRATALTQAGTQFLPYARQAVESLNKGMLELSALNRRQQGGICVGVSPLIASTVLPAVMREFQQCTGRSCEVVDAELEVLHDMVETGRLDATYGTYMRRASRLKSEYIFGMALRLAGPGRLIPPGLEIAGVEDWARQHDIVLWALPDSNAVQQVVDRYLLEVGAHALRRQEVCHVATVASLISAGMGMGFVPTFLADFYDRDTVGQIALPQGAPAVDFYCTSDASNPASSSIHVFSRLLAAHCSAAA, encoded by the coding sequence ATGGGCCCAACCGACATGAGAGTATCCACCCGCCAGCTCCAAGCCTTCCTGCTGGTCGCCGAGGTCCGCAGCTTCACGCGCGCGGCCGAAACCCTGCACGTCACCCAGGCGGGCCTGAGCTCCATGATCAACGAACTGGAGACGCAGGTCGGAATCCGGCTGTTCGAGCGTTCGAACCGCGCGACCGCCCTCACCCAGGCCGGCACGCAGTTCCTGCCCTATGCCCGCCAGGCCGTCGAAAGCCTCAACAAGGGCATGCTGGAGCTGTCCGCGCTGAACCGCCGCCAGCAAGGCGGGATCTGCGTCGGGGTGTCGCCCTTGATCGCCAGCACGGTGCTGCCGGCCGTGATGCGCGAGTTCCAGCAATGCACGGGCCGTTCGTGCGAGGTCGTGGACGCCGAACTGGAAGTGCTGCACGACATGGTGGAGACCGGCAGGCTCGACGCGACCTACGGCACCTATATGCGCCGCGCCTCGCGGCTCAAGAGCGAGTACATCTTCGGCATGGCGCTGCGGCTGGCCGGTCCCGGCAGGCTGATCCCGCCGGGCCTGGAGATCGCGGGGGTGGAAGACTGGGCGCGCCAGCACGATATCGTACTGTGGGCGCTGCCGGACTCCAACGCGGTCCAGCAGGTCGTCGACCGGTACCTGCTGGAGGTCGGCGCGCATGCCCTGCGCCGCCAGGAGGTCTGCCACGTGGCCACGGTGGCGTCCTTGATCAGCGCCGGCATGGGGATGGGTTTCGTGCCCACTTTCCTGGCGGATTTCTACGATCGCGACACGGTCGGCCAGATTGCGCTGCCGCAGGGCGCGCCGGCGGTCGATTTCTATTGCACGAGCGACGCGTCCAATCCGGCCTCCTCGTCCATCCACGTATTCTCCAGGCTGCTGGCGGCCCACTGCAGCGCCGCCGCATAG
- a CDS encoding SDR family oxidoreductase, producing the protein MKTQATAGDGAAVVAIAGGMGALGRALAQRFKQRGDQVVVLDQATDAAGLPQAGADLALLDVDLNDVASTRHAFDTIARRFGRLDALVSVAGGFHHETLAEGKVKAWDHMYALNLRTAVVACQAALPLMLARGAGHVVCIGSDAIGRAHAGLGAYAASKAGVAELVRTLAAETRDQGIAANAVLPGTLDTPGNRRAMPDADFSRWVSLDAAAALILFLASPLAAQINGACIPIVNRC; encoded by the coding sequence ATGAAGACGCAAGCAACAGCCGGCGATGGCGCGGCGGTGGTGGCCATCGCGGGCGGAATGGGCGCGCTGGGCAGGGCGCTGGCGCAGCGGTTCAAGCAGCGCGGCGACCAGGTCGTCGTGCTGGACCAGGCCACCGACGCCGCCGGCCTGCCGCAGGCGGGCGCCGACCTGGCCTTGCTCGACGTCGATCTCAACGACGTCGCCAGCACGCGCCATGCCTTCGACACGATCGCGCGCCGGTTCGGCCGGCTCGACGCCCTGGTCAGCGTGGCCGGCGGTTTCCATCACGAAACGCTGGCCGAGGGCAAGGTCAAGGCCTGGGACCACATGTACGCGCTCAATCTGCGCACCGCCGTGGTGGCCTGCCAGGCCGCGCTGCCGCTGATGCTGGCGCGCGGCGCCGGGCATGTCGTGTGCATCGGCTCGGACGCCATCGGGCGCGCGCACGCCGGGCTCGGGGCGTATGCCGCGTCCAAGGCGGGCGTGGCCGAACTGGTCAGGACCCTGGCCGCCGAAACCCGCGACCAGGGCATCGCGGCCAACGCGGTGCTGCCCGGCACCCTGGATACCCCGGGCAATCGGCGCGCCATGCCCGATGCCGATTTTTCCCGCTGGGTGTCGCTCGACGCGGCGGCGGCGCTGATCCTGTTCCTGGCCTCGCCGCTGGCCGCCCAGATCAACGGCGCCTGCATTCCGATCGTGAACCGCTGCTAG